Below is a genomic region from Deinococcus sp. YIM 77859.
CCGGGCCCGCCGATGTAGACGATGTTCTTGCCAACCGCCTCGAACACTGGGCGGGCACGTTTGAAGCCTTCCTCGCTGCCACCCACCATGATGCTCAGCGTCGCCTCCTCCGCGCCGACCTGGCCGCCAGAAACGGGCGCGTCGAGCGAATCGGCGCCCTTCTGTCGCAGCGCCTGGGCGACCTTGCGGGCGGTCGCGGGGGCCACGCTGCTCATGTCGATGTAGAGGCCACCCGCAGGCAGGCCCTGGGCCACCCCGTTCTCGCCCAGCACGACCTCCTCCACCTGCGGGCTGTCGGGCAGCATCGTGATCACGATGTCACTTCTCTCGGCCACCTCGCGGGCGGTGCGGGCCACCTGGGCGCCCTCGGCGGCGAGCGCCTGCTCGGGCTCGGGGCCGCGGTTATGCACGGTGAGGCGGTAGCCCGCCTTCATCAGGTTGCGGGCCATCGGGAGGCCCATGATCCCCAGGCCGATAAAGCCGATGCGTTCCTTTCCCTGTGTCATGTCGGCACTCCTTCCCCCAGGCTCTTCAGCCAGGCCAGCGAACTCACGGTGTCCCCCTCGGGGATGTACTCCAGCCCCACGTATCCGCCATACCCGGCCTGATCGAGCGCGGCGAGCACGAAGGGATAGTTGATCTCCCCGGTGCCCGGCTGGTGACGGCCCGGCACGTCCGCGAGCTGCACGTGCCCGATTCGGTCCTGCAGGCGGCGGAAGGTGTCGAGCAGTTGCCCCTCGGTGCGCTGCTGGTGGTACAGGTCGTACTGAATCTTCAGGTTGTCCGCGCCCACCTCGTCGATCAGCGCGGCGGCCTGACCCGGCGTGCGCAGGAAGAAGCCGGGAATGTCGTGCGGGTTGATGGGCTCGATCAGCAGGGTCACCCCCACCCGGCCGAGTTCCTGTGCGGCGTACCGCAGGTTCTCCACGAGCACGCGGCGGGCCTCCCCAGCGTCCGCTCCGGCGGGCAGCTTCCCGACCAGGCAGTTCACCAGGGGCGGCGCATCCGGGTCCCGCAGCGCCTCCACGTAGGTCAGCGCCCGTGTGACGCCCTGACGGAACTCCTCCTGACGGCCTTGCAGCACCGCGATCCCGCGCTCCCCCGCCTCCCAGTTTCCAGCGGGCAGGTTAAAGAGCACCTGCCGCAGCCCGTGTTCCTGGAGCTGCGACCGCAGGTCCTCAGGCGAATAGGGATAGGGAAACATGTACTCGACGGCAGAAAAGCCCGCCTGCCGCGCGGCAGCAAAGCGCTCTAAAAAGGGTTTTTCCTGAAACAGCAGGGTGAGGTTGGCAGCAAATTGGGTCATAGGTACCTCTTAGGGCGCGTGTCTGTTCGGCGCCTCGTCCCTCACGTCTCCAGCCAGCAGGGCGATCGCCGTCGGCGCGTCCTGCCGGGCGTTCTCGGCCAGTTCCTCGAACTCGGTGATGTTGTTGATCTCGGTGCCCATGCTGATGTTGGTCACGCGCTCCAGGATCACCTCCACCACCACCGGCACCCGGTATTCGCGCGCCAGGTCGCGGGCCTGTTCGAAGGCGGGCAAGATGTCGTTCGGCTTGAACACGCGCAGCGCCTTGCACCCTAGGCCCTCCACGACCTTGAGGTGATCCACGCCGTAGCCGTTCACCTCGGGTGAATTGATGTTCTCAAAGGAGAGCTGCACC
It encodes:
- a CDS encoding 2-hydroxy-3-oxopropionate reductase translates to MTQGKERIGFIGLGIMGLPMARNLMKAGYRLTVHNRGPEPEQALAAEGAQVARTAREVAERSDIVITMLPDSPQVEEVVLGENGVAQGLPAGGLYIDMSSVAPATARKVAQALRQKGADSLDAPVSGGQVGAEEATLSIMVGGSEEGFKRARPVFEAVGKNIVYIGGPGAGQVTKICNQIVVALTIQAVAEALTLARKSGVDAAKVREALLGGFAQSRILDLHGQRMLNGNFQPGFRVSLHRKDLRLALEAGREGAVPLPATANVAELMNSMIAQGMGDLDHSGLAALYARLAGLDGHDRTAG
- the hyi gene encoding hydroxypyruvate isomerase, whose translation is MTQFAANLTLLFQEKPFLERFAAARQAGFSAVEYMFPYPYSPEDLRSQLQEHGLRQVLFNLPAGNWEAGERGIAVLQGRQEEFRQGVTRALTYVEALRDPDAPPLVNCLVGKLPAGADAGEARRVLVENLRYAAQELGRVGVTLLIEPINPHDIPGFFLRTPGQAAALIDEVGADNLKIQYDLYHQQRTEGQLLDTFRRLQDRIGHVQLADVPGRHQPGTGEINYPFVLAALDQAGYGGYVGLEYIPEGDTVSSLAWLKSLGEGVPT